The following are from one region of the Magallana gigas chromosome 4, xbMagGiga1.1, whole genome shotgun sequence genome:
- the LOC117686492 gene encoding uncharacterized protein isoform X1 — MASNPDPGETDTVREPDLLEEKKPAPGQNKHPDPGQNEQPDPGNVKDPDPGITEIQQNPDIGQLDHKKDQQSLHEADEKTIDAIPKSLGARARTKTAAGKGFYQSQLHDFQKKLQKHWTKMEDLLINLDKAEVGDLQRLRKIEDELKRVRTKHNAVFKDFMLFLTRNSDKEMIRKSEIEFERKETVVTSVLTRLQALKLEAAEVLSQRISDSESSSASSQRSFVNKKDLTEQYVSQHFSDPKPIEDLYLKTKLNKEQYCEYKIPQEKEPFYAESLCLEKPREKLKVQATPKPNRFYDQDPPVPNNPNSQLHSTVQDDSVLGGLVQFLLKKDLLLTRFSKFNDSPETFIVWKTSFKSIVNELNVSPFEEMDLLVKWLGPTSSTFASSIRASNVHAPERGLQRIWERLHDRYGRPEMVEATIKKKLDSFPKLSSKEMNRLYDLLDILSELESTKSDVHYSQLLSYFDTSSGINPIVNKLPYGLQEKWTTRASMYKKQYKVPFPPLSVFIDFIRDMSEVKNDPAFVYDNPRIAPSSTPACGNRRDSILNRKTYVQQETMKRCPIHKAEHSLLCCRQFLSKPLEERRKFLKEKRICFKCCESTNHMSRDCNVKVKCEKCGSNNHRTLMHVDRLTNSFENQHSTVRENGGEDNASENVASKCTVLCDKPSLGRSCGKIVLVNVFLRQDPNKAIKVYAILDDQSNRTLISPGLCDRLDVQGPSTQYSLSSCSGTTTMTGRRIEGLCVQSVHEDCQYELPITIECDDIPNERSEIPTPDVARFYYHLNSIVNELPPIEKDVNIELLIGRDVPEAHHVFHQITGPKKTPFAQKLGLGWVIIGDVCLGKVHRPDLVRVMKTSVLNNGRTTQFNPCENHFQVKEHQALDTYNTLFQKSPDDDKIGLSVEDRKFLSLMDEEFQKDENGKWIAPLPFRSPKPMMPNNRSQAWRRARILDASLKKNEVKKTHFIEFMKKVFDSGAAEIAPVLDHESNNEMWYLPIFGVYNSKKPNQVRGVFDSSAVYEGHSLNKVLMTGPDLTNSLIGILLRFRQDRYAVIADIEQMFYQFYVKKEHRDFLRFFWYKNNNPDLPLIEYRMCVHVFGNAPSPAIATYGLRKTVENCENTYGSDVKDFVNRNFYVDDGLVSSPSREKVIDLIKRTKTVFKENGNLRLHKIASNDREILNSFGEEDLNKNLRDVHFGENSVLPLQHSLGLSWDLNHDSFLFEIQDSEKPNTRRGLLSFLNSIFDPLGFLSPITLSGKILLRQSVGADWDQPLSTAIDHKWKEWKSSLQCLQDLRIPRMYLPVSLSCVNNIELHVFCDASETAIAATAYLKITCDDNASHLGFILGKAKLAPMKGHTIPRLELCGAVLASEIGQTVLEQLDVKPNVVKYYTDSKVVLGYIYNQSKRFYTYVTNRVSKILKVSSTDQWNYVPTHKNPADCATRGNFSSEQLQNSEWLQGPQWLLEQHEENEVNKNYDFPLIDPQDDKEIRPDVQVMKTTTKMSKNCITELAEKFSKWKTFIKFVACLRHVIKSFKHRTHSCSGWHMCENSISVQSCQDAEKFVLKEIQKECFSKEILSLQNGKTVSKDSRISTLSPFIDSEGLLRVGGRLNNVKNVLPTGEINPIILPNKHHVSTLLIRFYHDSVRHQGRHFTEGALRKNGLWIIGAKREVSSFIHNCVTCRKLRGKFELQKMADLPSDRITPGLPFTTVGVDTFGPWTVLARKTRGGVINNKRWAIMFSCLTTRAIHIEVIEEMSSSSFINALRRFEAIRGPVKVFRSDKGTNFVGAADELGIQTLNVEDGPIKKHLRENGTVWIFNSPHSSHMGGSWERMIGLTRRILDAILLDLNSKQLTHETLTTFMAEVCSIINSRPLVQISSDPDSTLVLSPMMLLTGKVNYLPVIPESDNIKDMYRAQWKHVQVLSEIFWKHWRQDYLQNLQPRRKWRDDRPNLKVGDVILLKDSAVHRTDWPIGVITETYQSSDGKVRKARVRVHKDGQNVMYTRPISEMVMLNC; from the coding sequence ATGGCATCAAACCCTGATCCAGGAGAAACAGATACTGTACGGGAACCTGATTTGTTGGAGGAAAAGAAACCTGCTCCAGGACAAAACAAACACCCTGATCCAGGACAAAACGAACAACCTGATCCAGGTAACGTCAAAGACCCTGACCCAGGGATAACTGAAATTCAGCAGAATCCTGATATAGGACAGTTAGACCATAAAAAAGATCAACAATCTCTTCATGAAGCAGATGAGAAAACTATCGATGCCATCCCGAAATCACTCGGAGCAAGAGCACGAACAAAAACGGCAGCAGGTAAAGGATTTTACCAAAGTCAActtcatgattttcaaaaaaagttacaaaaacaTTGGACAAAGATGGAAGATTTATTGATAAATCTGGACAAAGCTGAAGTTGGTGATTTACAGAGACTTAGGAAGATAGAAGATGAGTTGAAGAGAGTTCGTACCAAGCACAATGCTGTGTTCaaagattttatgttatttcttactCGAAATAGTGACAAAGAAATGATCCGAAAAAGTGAAATTGAGTTTGAAAGAAAAGAGACTGTAGTTACCTCAGTATTAACTCGCCTTCAAGCATTGAAATTAGAAGCCGCTGAAGTTTTATCACAGAGAATTTCAGACAGTGAATCATCTAGTGCATCCTCTCAACGATCCTTTGTTAACAAAAAGGACTTAACAGAACAATATGTGTCGCAACATTTTAGTGATCCAAAACCAATTGAAGATCtctatttgaaaacaaaattgaataaagaaCAATATTGTGAATACAAAATCCCACAAGAAAAGGAACCATTTTATGCCGAATCATTGTGTTTAGAAAAACCTAGAGAAAAACTGAAAGTTCAGGCAACACCAAAGCCAAATAGATTTTATGATCAGGATCCTCCTGTTCCAAACAATCCAAACTCTCAACTACACAGCACAGTACAAGACGACTCGGTTCTAGGAGGACTTGTGCAATTTCTCCTCAAGAAAGACTTACTATTAACCAGATTTTCCAAGTTCAATGATAGTCCTGAAACATTTATTGTGTGGAAAACTAGTTTTAAGAGCATTGTGAATGAACTTAATGTTTCACCATTTGAAGAAATGGACTTGCTTGTAAAGTGGCTGGGGCCAACCTCCAGCACATTTGCTTCTAGTATCCGTGCTTCCAATGTTCATGCACCTGAAAGAGGACTTCAGAGGATATGGGAACGTCTACACGACAGATACGGGCGCCCAGAGATGGTTGAAGCAACTATAAAGAAAAAGTTAGACAGCTTTCCAAAACTTTCAAGTAAAGAAATGAACAGACTTTATGATTTATTGGACATATTGTCAGAGTTAGAATCTACAAAATCTGATGTTCATTATTCGCAACTGTTGTCATATTTTGACACTTCCTCCGGGATCAATCCTATCGTCAACAAACTACCCTACGGTCTTCAGGAAAAATGGACGACTCGTGCCTCAATGTACAAGAAACAGTATAAAGTACCATTTCCACCACTGTCTGTGTTTATTGACTTCATTAGAGATATGAGTGAAGTGAAAAATGATCCAGCATTTGTGTATGACAACCCGCGTATCGCCCCAAGTTCAACACCTGCATGTGGAAATAGACGAGACAGTATTCTGAACCGGAAAACATATGTTCAACAAGAAACGATGAAACGCTGTCCTATTCATAAAGCTGAACATTCATTGTTGTGTTGTAGACAGTTTCTATCAAAGCCACTTGAAGAACGACGaaagtttttgaaagaaaagCGCATTTGTTTCAAGTGTTGCGAATCAACAAATCATATGTCCAGAGACTGCAACGTTAAAGTGAAATGTGAAAAATGTGGCAGTAATAATCACAGAACATTGATGCATGTTGATAGATTAACGAACTCTTTTGAAAACCAACATTCAACTGTCAGAGAGAATGGCGGGGAGGATAACGCATCAGAAAATGTTGCCTCAAAATGTACCGTGTTGTGTGACAAACCCTCTTTAGGACGTTCTTGTGGGAAAATAGTGTTAGTGAATGTGTTTCTACGTCAAGATCCTAACAAAGCCATAAAAGTCTACGCTATACTGGATGATCAAAGCAATAGAACACTCATTTCTCCTGGACTTTGCGATCGTCTGGATGTTCAGGGCCCTTCCACCCAATATTCTCTGTCATCGTGTTCAGGAACTACAACTATGACAGGAAGAAGAATCGAAGGACTGTGTGTTCAATCAGTGCATGAAGATTGTCAATATGAACTTCCAATAACTATTGAATGTGATGATATACCAAATGAAAGATCGGAAATCCCTACTCCAGATGTTGCTcgtttttattatcatttgaattcAATTGTCAATGAGCTTCCACCAATagaaaaagatgtaaacattgaaCTACTGATTGGTAGAGATGTTCCAGAAGCACATCATGTGTTTCATCAGATTACTGGACCAAAGAAAACTCCATTCGCTCAAAAGCTAGGATTAGGATGGGTCATAATCGGAGATGTATGTCTCGGAAAAGTTCATCGCCCAGACCTTGTTCGTGTGATGAAAACCTCCGTTCTTAACAATGGACGTACGACACAATTCAATCCATGTGAAAATCATTTTCAAGTGAAAGAACATCAAGCTTTAGACACATATAACACTTTGTTTCAAAAGTCCCCTGATGATGACAAAATTGGTTTGTCTGTAGAAGACCGTAAATTTCTTTCACTTATGGATGAAGAATTTCAGAAGGATGAAAATGGAAAATGGATTGCTCCGCTTCCTTTTCGTTCTCCGAAACCCATGATGCCAAACAACCGATCTCAAGCATGGAGAAGAGCTCGAATTTTGGATGCTAGCTTAAAGAAAAATGAAGTGAAAAAGActcattttattgaatttatgaAGAAAGTGTTTGATAGTGGTGCTGCAGAAATAGCTCCTGTTCTCGATCATGAAAGCAACAATGAAATGTGGTATTTACCCATTTTTGGTGTATACAATTCTAAAAAACCAAATCAAGTGAGAGGAGTGTTCGATTCGTCCGCAGTCTATGAAGGACATTCTCTGAACAAAGTGTTGATGACTGGACCTGATCTTACAAACAGTCTTATAGGAATATTATTGCGTTTTCGCCAAGATCGATATGCTGTAATTGCTGATATTGAACAGATGTTCTACCAGTTTTACGTGAAAAAAGAACACAGGGACTTTCTTCGTTTTTTCtggtataaaaacaataatccAGATCTTCCTCTTATTGAATACCGAATGTGCGTTCACGTGTTCGGAAATGCACCGTCTCCTGCCATAGCAACATATGGATTACGAAAAACTGTAGAGAATTGTGAAAACACTTATGGGTCTGATGTTAAAGACTTTGTAAATAGAAACTTTTACGTAGATGATGGTTTAGTGTCCTCACCGTCCCGTGAAAAAGTTATAGATTTGATTAAAAGAACCAAAACAGTGTTTAAAGAAAATGGCAATTTACGGTTACACAAGATTGCCTCGAATGATAGAGAGATTTTGAATAGTTTCGGTGAAGAGGACTTAAACAAGAACCTTAGAGATGTACACTTTGGAGAAAACTCAGTCTTACCCCTACAGCATAGTCTCGGTTTATCATGGGACTTAAATCATGACAGTTTCTTGTTTGAGATTCAAGACAGTGAAAAACCAAACACTCGGAGAGGGTTACTTTCATTCCTGAATAGCATTTTTGATCCGTTGGGCTTTTTGTCACCTATTACCTTGTCCGGGAAAATCCTTCTTCGACAATCAGTTGGTGCCGATTGGGATCAACCATTATCAACCGCAATAGATCACAAATGGAAAGAGTGGAAATCATCTCTACAGTGTTTACAAGATTTGAGAATTCCTAGGATGTACTTACCTGTTTCATTAAGTTGTGTTAACAACATTGAATTACATGTCTTCTGTGATGCGTCAGAAACAGCGATTGCAGCAACTGCATATTTGAAAATCACTTGTGATGACAACGCAAGCCATTTGGGATTTATATTGGGAAAAGCCAAACTAGCTCCAATGAAAGGACATACAATACCACGGTTAGAACTTTGTGGAGCCGTCCTTGCTTCAGAAATCGGACAAACTGTTTTAGAACAATTGGATGTAAAACCGAATGTTGTGAAATATTACACCGACAGTAAAGTTGTCCTTGGATACATTTACAACCAATCGAAAAGATTCTATACATATGTGACAAATCGTGTGAGCAAAATCTTAAAAGTGAGTTCTACTGACCAGTGGAATTATGTACCGACCCATAAAAATCCTGCTGACTGTGCGACACGAGGAAACTTTTCGAGTGAACAGCTACAGAATAGTGAATGGTTACAAGGACCTCAATGGCTTTTAGAACAACATGAAGAAAATGAGGTTAATAAGAACTATGACTTCCCATTAATAGATCCACAGGATGACAAGGAAATTCGTCCAGATGTACAAGTCATGAAAACCACCACTAAGATGTCAAAGAACTGTATAACTGAACTTGCAGAGAAATTTTCCAAATGGAAAACCTTTATCAAATTTGTCGCCTGTTTAAGACATGTCATCAAGTCTTTCAAGCACAGAACTCATTCTTGTTCTGGATGGCATATGTGTGAAAACAGTATCAGTGTACAATCCTGTCAAGATGCTGAAAAATTTGTGTTGAAAGAAATACAGAAAGAGTGTTTTAGCAAAGAAATACTCTCTCTACAAAATGGAAAAACTGTTTCAAAGGATAGTCGGATTTCAACCCTTTCCCCATTCATTGACAGTGAAGGTTTACTTCGCGTAGGTGGGAGACTTAATAATGTGAAGAATGTGTTACCTACTGGAGAAATCAATCCTATAATATTGCCAAATAAACATCATGTTTCAACACTCCTGATTCGATTCTACCATGATTCAGTTAGACACCAAGGAAGACATTTTACCGAGGGAGCGCTTAGAAAGAATGGCCTCTGGATTATTGGTGCAAAACGTGAGGTGTCTTCATTTATTCACAATTGTGTCACGTGTAGAAAACTTCGTGGAAAATTCGAATTACAGAAAATGGCTGATTTACCCTCTGACAGAATTACTCCTGGTCTTCCATTCACCACAGTAGGAGTGGATACATTCGGTCCATGGACAGTTTTAGCAAGGAAGACACGTGGTGgagtaataaacaataaacggTGGGCAATCATGTTCAGCTGTTTAACCACACGAGCCATACATATCGAAGTAATAGAAGAAATGTCTAGTTCTTCCTTTATCAACGCCTTACGACGCTTTGAAGCAATACGTGGACCGGTCAAAGTATTTAGATCAGACAAGGGTACAAATTTTGTAGGAGCAGCAGATGAATTAGGAATACAAACTCTGAATGTTGAAGATGGTCCGATTAAAAAACATCTACGTGAAAATGGAACAGTTTGGATATTTAACTCTCCTCATTCTTCGCATATGGGTGGCTCCTGGGAGAGGATGATTGGTCTGACAAGAAGAATCCTTGATGCGATATTACTTGATCTAAATTCCAAACAATTAACACATGAAACTTTGACAACGTTTATGGCAGAAGTGTGTTCTATTATTAATTCAAGACCTTTAGTGCAGATTTCATCTGACCCAGATTCAACTTTAGTTCTTAGCCCTATGATGCTGTTAACTGGAAAAGTGAATTACTTACCTGTGATACCGGAAAGTGATAACATCAAAGATATGTACCGCGCCCAGTGGAAACATGTACAAGTTCTCTCCGAAATATTTTGGAAACACTGGAGACAAGATTACTTACAGAACCTTCAACCCAGACGGAAATGGAGAGATGATCGACCTAACTTAAAAGTCGGTGACGTTATTCTTTTAAAAGACAGTGCAGTACATCGAACAGACTGGCCTATTGGTGTTATAACAGAAACATACCAAAGCAGCGATGGTAAAGTTCGTAAAGCTCGCGTTCGCGTCCATAaagacggacaaaatgtgatgtACACGCGTCCTATTAGTGAAATGGTGATGCTGAATTGTTGA